One Cucumis melo cultivar AY chromosome 8, USDA_Cmelo_AY_1.0, whole genome shotgun sequence genomic window, taaaaagtttgtataatatatacaattacaaactacaagaccacgagatttagggcatcaaccccaacatgttagactcttcactcacactctccccctAAAGATGACTAACGGGAAAATAGGGTCGGTcctcacagaaagtaacatccatagtaACAAAATATATCCTGGAcagcgggtgaaaacatttataaccacGCTGGTGAGGGgaatacccaacaaacacacaagcctgagcccgaagggtaaatttggtctgattagggccaaaaCTATGAACATAAGCAGTACACCTAAACCACCTTTTCCCAtatgaggtggtgaccttggaggAACCttaaacgtcactatggataagggtaaacagttgtgtgggtttatatggttgtgagaaaaaagaaacacgATGTAGGGGAAAGAGATGCACACATCACAAGGCAACAATGAGACATCTATTTTAAGAAAGAGATGgggaaacaaatatttcatatacGTAAAGTTCAGATGACCTAACcaaaaatgccacaacataaagTCATGTGCAGAGGTGCTAAAATAGGAAGACAGTAAACTAGTCGTAGAGATACTACTATCGGAGGTGTCATCATTAAGGATGAAAAGTCCCCTGCTATGTCGgacagtgccaatcgtcctccccgaaTTTAAGTCCTGAAAGCAAACAGACTCAGGTAAGAAAGTAGCTGTACAGTGCAGCTCATGAGTGATCTTACTGAcggataacaaattgtaagaaagcTTAGGCATATGCAAAACATTATGGAGGGAGAAACCGTCAATGAGGACTATTTGTCCTTTCCCAGCAATCGGGGCTAAAGAGCTATCGGCTATCCgaattttttcattaccggTACAGGGGGTATAAGAGACAAAGTGCTCCGAGAAACTTGTCATGTGATTTGTGGCCCCCGAGTCCAAAATCCACGTTGGGGGccgaccgtggagtttccaacactgatccttggtatgtcgttgtttcttgcagtgctcacaaaTGAGAATTGGTTTCCCATTATCATGGGCGATGCGTGCGACAGCGGATGACCGGAAGGGTGAGACGGTTGGACAGGCAATGACGCGTAGAAGCGGATAGGATGGGTGGTGAGATTAAGGAcggcggcgcgtgggcccacgtgCCCGACAGAGGCGGTGGTGAAGTCATTTATGGCTGGAAGGTTGCGTGGACGGTGGCCAGGGTTGGCCCATTGGATAGATCGGCGGTGTCTGAATTTTTTGGAGTAGTTTTTCCATGGTGGTGTCCACGGCGGCGGCGGAGGTTGTTTTGGTCCGGGTGATTCCTAAATttttttctagggtttcgttgttacttcgctctgataccatattgaaagcgaTAAACAAGAAAccgacttacgtggaaacccgagaatcgagagaaaaaccacgatgtttttagttttattattttctaatattcATACAATAGATACAagagggaataaatagaaaagtacaaacagataaaaaatgaaagaatatttaTGGTAAATCTTCCCAATGGACTAAGTCCACTAATTCTAATAATTGTAACAGCTTCAAATTTAGAGAAATTGGGAAAACACCTTAAAATGGTAGTTAGACATgaattatttagtttttttttttttatcaatttttgtGCTAGATataaaattgttttattattgtACTGAATATTCAATTATATTTCGCTTAAATATCATTGATGCTAGTGGTCCTtgatttttctaataaaaatcGATCCAAACcaatattttttctattttctcctTAATACAATCCAATTTCAAAGTTAAATCATGAATCCATTTGGTATTTCGTATttggtattattattattttttttgtttttgtaaacTCATACCATGCCTTTTTTTCTCTACGCAAATACCCTTTAAATATTCTGTTACGTGGCAGGCGATAATTGGTTAAATAGCGTGTTTCATAAGACAAAAAAGTTTcgtttattcttcttcttcaaaatcgCAAAAATTTATTAGATTATCCCAAAACAAAAACCTCCTTCTCGCTGTTTCCCTTCTCTCTCATCTCCAATTCCTGCTTCATTTCAATTTTCACCACCGGAGTTCCGACATTCCTTCCTCTCACCTCATCAATGAAGGGCGTCTCTGATCCTTCTCTCATTCGTCTCAACATTGGTAACTCCACTTCTCCCCCTCTCACTCTCTTGCACTCCATTGCCTCAACTCAATTATCTAAACCGTTGATTTCAACAACTGCCGATTGGTTTCTGAAAAGAATTTCAACGTTAGGATGTTGTAATTAACAATTGATTCATGTATTTACCTGATCTTTGACATCTTCTTGCTTGGAAATCAGCATTATACTATCTTTAGTTCGCTTCTATTTGTTCATTTAGCGTTAATTGAGGAGTATTCTGGGTTATTTTGGATTTTCCCTTTTTATTATTGGCTTTAAGtgaattaattaaactattGATTTCACAAACTACCGATTGggttacgaaaaaaaaaattcgacGTTCAGTTGCTGATAATCGTGTTTAGTTGTTGTAGTTAACAATTAATGCAAGAGTTTAACTGATCTTTGACGTGTTCTTGCTGGGAAATCAGCATTGGACTATCTTTAGTTCTGTTCTATTTTTTCATTTAGCGTTAGTTGAGGAGGGTTCTGGGTTATTTTGGATTTTCCTCTTTTGTAAAATTTTTCGTGCTTACTTGCAGGTGGGAAGAAATTTAGAACAACATTAGATACATTGACTCTGCGGGAACCTGATTCGATGCTAGCTGCAATGTTCAGTGGCCGTCATACCTTATGCCAGGATCCCGAGGAGGTGTGTGTTTTTAGTgtcaaaatcatttattttttcatttttctggATCGGAAGTAATCTGTTTTGTTTCAATGAAAAATCAATTGGTTTTATGGCAATAGGTTGGGGTTAGACTATTGgaatcttcttcttcattgacATAATTCACTTTCTCTGTATATGATTTTCTTACCTGGAAATCTACTCCGTCCCTATTATGaacattaatattttatttgatgCAGGGATCTATCTTTTTGGATAGGGATGGGAAACATTTCCGTCACATTCTCAATTGGTTAAGGGATGGCATAGTTCCAtttctttctgactttgacCTTTTAGAGCTTCTGCGTGAGGCAGAGTACTATCAATTGCTTGTAAGTCATCGTTTTCTGTAGTTCAACATTTAGTTGATATCTTAATCATACGATTCATATCCTACTTCCACTAGTTTTTTTagttaatatttattttcaatgtTAGTTTTCTGGTTGAAGGAGCTGGTTTCTTTATTGAACTTTttgcttgtttttttttcccttctatATTCATTATTTATGAACTAAATGATACAGTTGTACAACCTACATAGCATATTTTATTCAAGTAATGTAGTTTTTTCTTCTATGTTAATGGTTAGAGGGAATTACAAATTTGTTTCAGGGACTCATGGATCGAATCCGTGATTTATTAAGTAATAGGAAGGAAGACGAGGAACCTCAGTCAGAGCTGAAGCGTGTTGATATTATCAAGTGCATTCAGTCTGAGAAAGTTAGACTGCGAGGGGTTAACCTTTGTGGCCTTGATCTTTCCAAGCTGGTAATTTTCTAGTTTCTTGACTCATGAGATTCTAAATTTTTAGATAAAAGAAACAATCTCATTATTATATATGAATCAACAAAGAAAAAGGCCTATAACGGGCCAAATATTACAAAGAAGGTAAGAGGTAGCCTTGGCAACTGTAAGGCTCTTCATCAAGGAAGGAAGACTTTTAAAGGTGCTAAACGAGTTCCTGGAGAGAGGCATCGTCAAGGCCACTAGACTGAAACCTAATCTGTCTTGTTCTTAAACAGTTGTTGCCCATGAAATCAAGGACTTCAAACCTATAACTCCAGCCACCAACCTATAATATTATTGCCAAAATTTTGACAGAGAGAATGCACAAAATAGTCTCAAATACCATTATGGAAAGTTTGGACGCTTTTGTGGCTTGGGGTAGTTCTCATACTTGCTATGAAAGTTACTGCATGCTTTAGGACTTTGAACGGTTTCATTgtcaaaataatttgaaaaggCCTAAGTTCGGattactatttatttattttttgttttcatataATCCTCTGAGAGAAAGGTTTAGATTTTAAGTGGATATCTCAATTGGGTTGTTGTTTTCTCTGTCAACTTTTCTCTCTTAATTAGTGGTAGACCGAATAGGTTAAGAGTGAATTCTTTACCACTAGGGGTGagggaaaaataaaattcagcTAACCATCTAAGCTTGCAAACAATACAATATTCCTTTGTTTGCGTAGGTAGAACTATTTCAATCTCTTTGAACGAAATCCTTTTTGTTTCTGGGGGAGGTAagattttattcttttcttgTTATTTGTGACACTTTCAGGAGTTCTTGCAAAGTCATCCCCTGTTTGCCTCAGCTTTagaatttcatttcttttgagttagtgttagaattagtgggttTTGGCCTTGATGAAAGCCCATGGCTAGTTAAGATTTACTTTGCCgtaattttttattcttttaattaggCTTGTGTTGcctataaaattttattaccagaaaataataagaaacatatatattgtggtttttctcccTATACTAGGGTTTCAACATAGATTTTGTGTTCTTCCTTTGTCTTTATTTTTCAAGAGTTAGAAAAATGAGATTCTATTTGCATCTAGGAAAATTACTGGTTGCATCAAATCCTTTCACTTTTTCTTCCTTGATTCATGCAATATTCTACTTGTAAAAGAATCccccatcttttcttttttttccttttaccaCGTGTAAGACCTTCTCATAGTTTCCAATTTCTGAAAGGTCTAATCTGATATGAAAGTGGACACACTGGATTCCGGTTTTTTTGTCAAACTTGAACTCTAAGTAAAGCAGTCAGGCCCTAAACTATACCTCAATTTTCCCTCCCTGCTCCTCTGAGGCTCGCGTCTCAAACTGAAGAAGGATGTCTTTTTCCTCACTCTTTTGGCTTTCTTGTTGCTCTTGGGAGGATCTATGACATACAGTTATTTTCCTCTTTTGTGCTTGAATGTCTATGTGTTTATGTAAGTAGGAAAGTGGTAACAATAGGAGAATTTTTAGAGGTTTGGACTTTGGACCTTTGTTTAGGTTCAAGGCTTCCCTTCTGAATTTCTGTATTTAAGGATTTTAGTGTTATTTGTCAATTGGACTTATGGAGATATTTTATGTATTGTTTTGTAGCTAGCAAgtttttgtattctttgttCTCATTTTTCTGTTGCCCATTTGTCTACTTTCATTTTTATCCATTGAAACGGGTTCCACATATATTTGTGTGTGTGTGACATTTTAAAGGCAAGTAGGTAACTCTATTTTTACCATAGATAATAAGTTATATGCTTAATCTAGATATCcaacttttttctaaaaaaaaaaaagaaaaaaagatatctatttttgtaattatcttaTTTCTTGGCTATTTTCATAAAATTTGCTTTTCATGTATGTttgttgctatatttgcaaatgtCTCTGTTTGAAGTATCTGTTGGTTGCTACCGATGCAAGATTTTATGACATGCTTGCTATTAAGAAATGTACAGGACCTTTCATATGTAGACTTCAGCTATGCAAGTCTTAAAAATGTGTTCTTCTCACGTGCAAACCTTCAGTGTGCTAAATTTCGGGTATGTACTATTGCAGTTCCATCTACAACAAAAACTTCTATCACTATAAACTTATAATATTACTTTTTCCTTGAAGAGTGGAAAATATCTTCGATCAGCAACAGTTAGgatattttctttataaacttcAATATTAAGGAACAAGCTTGTAGTTAGTGAAAAGAAGCTCTTCAGTATATATTTTAAGGATGATCCAAAATTTATGTATGATAATACATTTTGCATAATGTTTATATCAATAATTGCTTTTTGATTGATTGATCTTCTGAAAGATGTTTTAAACTTGTAAAAGTTGAGTTCACACAGTATCTAACAAAAGCATCTAATTTATATTCCATTTGGTGTTACGTAGGACGCGGATGCTGAGGGCTCAATATTTCACAATGCAACTTTGCGAGAgtataaaatcaatattttattctcttctcatcacattttttttctaacttttttgaggattgttttaataattgtattttgcCTAGAAAGATGTGAATTTACTGGAGCAAACCTTCGTGGGGCCTTGTTAGCAGCTGCTAATCTTCAAAGTGCTAATTTACAAGGTAGGTTTTCTTTTATCACTATGCAATTCTCTCTCACACTTGTCTTTTCTTTGACAGGTATTTCTCCGTCAGTTCTTTGCTTGATTTTACTGGACGATCTAATTCTGTTTCACAATCAAGATTTCGTCATATTTGATTACATTATATGCTAGTTTTGTTCCAACTAGATATTAACTTATCACTTTGGGATATTTTTAGTGAAAGAAAATTTTGATAGACATAAGTGGAGAACACAACCTAAAAATAAAGTCCTTTGGCTAATGAGATATTACTTTCTTGCTTTGGTTTCTTTTTGTATAGTATTTTCTTCGATGCTTTGATGAGTTGGATCTTCGGATCTTCTTTTCCATAACCATCTTTCCCTCTGATTTAGGTTGGATTTCTCATTATCTAGACTTTCTTATCTTCGTTGATATACTGTCTTTTGCTTCTCACACAACCATGGTGCGTGTGTGTGAGAGAATTAATGTAGCTTATCTAAATTTGAGAtgtttagttttcttttttatatccGTGAGTGTTCGAGCCAGCTAGTGCTCCCGGACAACTTGTTTGATCCTACAATATTTGGGTATCAAGAAAATTtgtaggaaattaattcctaggGAGGTGGTCACTATAGATTGAACTCATGACCTtttagttagttattgagactatgTCTCCCTCTTTTACCACTAGGCCAATCCATAATGGTTTTGAGATGTCTAGTTTATAGGGAAAGGAAAGATTCTACTTTATAAACTTAAAGATTCTATTAGCCCACTCCGAAGCTCACATATTATGCAATAACCAAGGATTAAGGTTATTTCAAAATAACTCTAATCCTTCGCTATTCTCCACTCTCTCTCAACTCCACTTTCCACTTCGTCTACTTTCTTTCATGATCCACTTCATCTCCCTTCTCCACAATCAACTTCGTCTCCCTTCTTGTCTCCCCTTTGTCTCCCTTCTTCCGAATCGTTTCTCCTTGTTTTGAGTCGTTGATCCTCCCCGTCTGATCATCATTCTTCATGGAATCGTTTCTTAAATCTATTTGGCGGTTTAGAGAGCTGCTTATTTGGATGGATCCTTTTCTTCAACAACATTGAATGGGCTATATGATTTTCCAACCAATATAAGTTGagacaaaaataataatttcaaggtttatttaattttctgcgttcttttttttattttttgtctaaataattaaatataatagctaGTTTTACGGTGTTCTTAGACTTGAAAAATGATATAAATTTTATGTGTCAttcaatatatatgtatatatattattttattttaattgtggTGTTTGATAGTCCAGATGTgctttggaaaaatataatttcatCAAGAATTTGTCTAACTAACCTGACGTGGAAGATTTTATCGGTTTAATTTATATACTCAACTGGTtaataatttgaattaaatAGCTCTAGCTATTAGCTAATGTGTTCAGTAgttatttttacattttattgTAAGGTTGTAAGTTGTATATTTATTTGTAATGTTTagatttctttttatatattattggaaataataaaaaatatatatatacactaaagTATTTACTTCTAATCTTCTTTTGGAATGTTTCTTTTCTCCctaatttcaattattttggagtttataataatatattcaCTTAATTTTCAAGCTAATGAGGTTAATATGAAGCCTATGTTTAGAATTATGTAACCAAATTAGGAAATTACATCATGGAGATTaaagttaaatttattaaatgaactacataattaacgaaattgaataaaataattttagaaaaaaatgtgtattgcaaacaaaaaatagtgaaaaaaaACACTTTTGATATTCCCTAGAATATAATAATCTACGTTCCAAACACAGATTAtaacataaattataataatttgcaTCCAAACACAGGTTATAACAACCCAGGCTGTAATAATTTGCATctcaaacacaaactataataattCACACCACGTCCCAAACACTCCAAAGTGTTTGGTGGGATTTAgatcattttatttatttaattttggtaATTTGTATCTTCTTTTGTTACTTTATTTGTCTTTGTAAAAACTTATTTCTAATCTGCTATCAGTAAGTGGTTCACTTCTGTTAAGTTTAAGCGTTAACCATCAAATTGATTGTAATAGGTTTctctccaaataataataataataatattactaatttttttttaaagaactaTGGCGcatattctttgtttcttttagtatttttactttACCCCTCAGAAATCTTTCGTGTCATATTGCAGATGCCTGTTTGGTTGATTGCAGCTTCTGTGGAGCAGATCTACGCTCTGCACACCTTCAGGTTTGGTTTATGGTTTTGTTTAAGTTTTATGTACCTTTATAATTTTCTGGATTAGGATTATTTCATCAAGAAAATATAAGGCGTCCTCCAAGACCAAAAGCTGAGGATATTACCAAAAGATTCAACTCTTCATTTGATAATTAATAGAATAGAGGGTGTTAGGGATAGGAGAGGTGAGAAGATTTTAGTGGCATTTCTAGTCAAGGATTTGGTAGGGTGTAGCTCTCTCGAATGACTTTCTTGTTTGGTAGTATCCTAATACTTTTTTTTACCTTTCAAATAAGGTCTTGCTTTACCTTCCTGGCCATTTTTCGCCTTCATTCATTCAGGAGTTGGGAATATCCGAATGACAAATGTACTTTAGACGCCGTAAATAAAACAGGTTGAATGTAAGCTAGATTCACATCATAGGGGTTAATGCTTTTACCATTATTGCAAAAAATTCAGGGTGCCGATCTAACTAATGCGAACTTGGAGGGAGCTAATCTCGAAGGAGCTAATTTGAAGGTTAAATTTATTTGTTGCACTTTATTCCCCCAGCTTTGTAAACAATAATTCCTGACCTCAACTACTTATAGGGCGCAAAACTTCTTAACGCCAACTTGAGGAGTGCAAACCTACAACGAGCCTATTTGCGATATGTGAATCTTAGAGACACTGTAAGTAAAGGCGGTTGAATTGTAAAACCACATATACTTTGTTCATGCTCATTCTCTTTTAGTTCctttatttttcaaacttttatttggatCTACTTAATTTTATAGCAGTTGGAAGGTGCAAGACTTGATGGAGCAAATTTACTGGGAGCAATCAGGTGAATAAGCATTAAAGGTGCATGACTtaagaaatatatctatagtttTTAAGTATTTTCTATTGTATATACAGATAGTGCCATTCTCTTTCCCTGCTCCATTAAATTAAGGCAAATCTAAGCATATGCTTATAGACGATTAAAATCAGTTGGTTGATCATTATTTACCAGATTTTTACAAATGATTTCACCGTTCTCTCCGTCCAAATCATTACTCATACACTCACATATTCCTACACTGCTGTATTATATTTAGGTCATTTGTTGTTGACTGTTccaatttttagtttttatacttCGCTGCTGCTTCATGATT contains:
- the LOC103485995 gene encoding FH protein interacting protein FIP2 isoform X4 is translated as MKGVSDPSLIRLNIGGKKFRTTLDTLTLREPDSMLAAMFSGRHTLCQDPEEGSIFLDRDGKHFRHILNWLRDGIVPFLSDFDLLELLREAEYYQLLGLMDRIRDLLSNRKEDEEPQSELKRVDIIKCIQSEKVRLRGVNLCGLDLSKLDLSYVDFSYASLKNVFFSRANLQCAKFRDADAEGSIFHNATLRECEFTGANLRGALLAAANLQSANLQDACLVDCSFCGADLRSAHLQGADLTNANLEGANLEGANLKGAKLLNANLRSANLQRAYLRYVNLRDTLEGARLDGANLLGAIR
- the LOC103485995 gene encoding FH protein interacting protein FIP2 isoform X2, which translates into the protein MKGVSDPSLIRLNIGGKKFRTTLDTLTLREPDSMLAAMFSGRHTLCQDPEEGSIFLDRDGKHFRHILNWLRDGIVPFLSDFDLLELLREAEYYQLLGLMDRIRDLLSNRKEDEEPQSELKRVDIIKCIQSEKVRLRGVNLCGLDLSKLDLSYVDFSYASLKNVFFSRANLQCAKFRDADAEGSIFHNATLREYKINILFSSHHIFFLTFLRIVLIIVFCLERCEFTGANLRGALLAAANLQSANLQDACLVDCSFCGADLRSAHLQGADLTNANLEGANLEGANLKGAKLLNANLRSANLQRAYLRYVNLRDTLEGARLDGANLLGAIR
- the LOC103485995 gene encoding FH protein interacting protein FIP2 isoform X3 — translated: MKGVSDPSLIRLNIGGKKFRTTLDTLTLREPDSMLAAMFSGRHTLCQDPEEGSIFLDRDGKHFRHILNWLRDGIVPFLSDFDLLELLREAEYYQLLGLMDRIRDLLSNRKEDEEPQSELKRVDIIKCIQSEKVRLRGVNLCGLDLSKLDLSYVDFSYASLKNVFFSRANLQCAKFRDADAEGSIFHNATLRECEFTGANLRGALLAAANLQSANLQDACLVDCSFCGADLRSAHLQGADLTNANLEGANLEGANLKGAKLLNANLRSANLQRAYLRYVNLRDTQLEGARLDGANLLGAIR
- the LOC103485995 gene encoding FH protein interacting protein FIP2 isoform X1, with the protein product MKGVSDPSLIRLNIGGKKFRTTLDTLTLREPDSMLAAMFSGRHTLCQDPEEGSIFLDRDGKHFRHILNWLRDGIVPFLSDFDLLELLREAEYYQLLGLMDRIRDLLSNRKEDEEPQSELKRVDIIKCIQSEKVRLRGVNLCGLDLSKLDLSYVDFSYASLKNVFFSRANLQCAKFRDADAEGSIFHNATLREYKINILFSSHHIFFLTFLRIVLIIVFCLERCEFTGANLRGALLAAANLQSANLQDACLVDCSFCGADLRSAHLQGADLTNANLEGANLEGANLKGAKLLNANLRSANLQRAYLRYVNLRDTQLEGARLDGANLLGAIR